The following nucleotide sequence is from Eremothecium cymbalariae DBVPG#7215 chromosome 6, complete sequence.
TATCGATAGCTTCCCCGCAGATCCCTTCGCAAACCTCGCAACATCATCGTCCAACACCTTGCCCACCGTCTCTGGATACTCCAAATGCAAATGAAACCACTGTGACTCCTTGATACCGTCGATAAACTTCAGCGACTGCCCTGCAATATACGACTTGCGCTTAGCCTGCTGAAAATCCAGTTCCATCAAAGTATACGTGGGGATATACAGATGAACCTGCAACAAGTTTTGCTTCTGCGAAGAAACATCGTCGTACCACTGCCGAATGTTTCCTAAACCTTTCTGGAAAACTGAGGCATCTAAAATAAAGTAGACCGACATCTAGATTGAGAGAGAGGGGGAGAAGGGGGGGACACACCATTTCTTGAAGTTTAACCGATTTCAGAAcgctatatatataggcAGCTGCAAAGCGCGCCCAGGCGCAAGGACAGCCCGGACAGCCCGGACAGCACGCTGTCCGGGCTGTCCGGGCTGTCCGGAAAACCTAAACGACACTCCTGAACGACGCACCCAACGACACAACCTAAACGACACAACCTAAACGAgaatttcttttcttctcGGTACGGCACGACGGATTCCGTTCTCGTATACTGCAAAGAGGTGGGAAAACCCATGAAGCTAAGTGAACATAACGTTTGGATCAGTGTAAAACGGTATTCAAAGCAAAAATTGTAGTGTGATCTTGCCAGTCAATCGTATAGTAGGTAACGACGTGTTACAGCATATTCGTAGGGTATATTGAAACGTATAGGTTCTCTTTTCTAGGCTGTGTGAAAAAGATGTAAAAAGTTGTATTAGCAGGATTTGTAGTTTTGCGGGTATAAAAAGCGAGACAGTTTAAGCTTTGTCGACGCAAAATGTAGCATGGACCTCATACGATAAAGTTGTAGATTATCGCTTTTTCTCTCCCTACCACTATATAGACATATAGGATTCGTTGTGGAGTTTTGGTAAATCGTAGGGATCAATTTTTTGGACGAGGAACAGGAGAGACGGTTTTCATTGAGTGTTATTACAGATATGGTGACGGCAGTATTTAGTAATTCTACAGTGGCCAGTGTTGTGGGTCAAGGCCAGGGATTGGGATTTGGAGAGATTTTGAGGAATATTAGGATGGTGGAGCCAGGGTTGAATTTGTTGGAGCAATATTGGGCGGCGTGGTATTGTTATATGGATAACGATGTTCTAGCTACAGGgttattgttttttttgttacaTGAGACCATGTATTTCGTAAGGTCTTTGCCATGGTTTATTATTGATCAGATTCCGTATTTCCGGAAGTACAAGATACAGCCGACGAAGATTCCTTCGGCGAAGGAGCAGTGGCATTGTTTGAAGTCGGTTATGTTGTCTCACTTTTTGGTGGAGTCCATTCCGATCTGGACGTTCCATCCTATGTGTGTGAAACTGGGGATTAGTGTGGAGGCTCCGTTTCCCAGCTGGACGACTATTATTCCTGAAATAGCGCTGTTCTTTGTTTTGGAGGACACATGGCATTACTGGGCGCACAGGTTATTCCACTATGGTGTTTTCTACAAGTATATTCACAAACAACATCATCGTTATGCGGCTCCGTTTGGGTTGTGTGCCGAGTATGCACATCCTGCCGAGACAATGACTCTTGGGTTTGGTACTGTTGGTATGCCTATCTTGTATGTGATGTATACAGGGAAATTGCATTTATTTACACTATGTTTGTGGATTACGCTAAGATTGTTCCAGGCTGTGGATTCTCACTCTGGGTATGATTTCCCATGGTCTTTGAACAAGTTCCTTCCATTCTGGGCAGGCGCGGAACATCACGATTTGCACCATCACTACTTTATTGGGAACTATGCTTCGTCCTTCAGATGGTGGGATTATGCCCTAGAAACCGAGTCTGGGTTAGAGGCCAAGGCCACCCGGGAGGagaggatgaagaggaagGCGGAGAACAAGATCAAGAAATTAAACTAATAATGGACTTGGACAAGCAGAAAACGAACATACTATCGAAtaaacatttttaaaataaaaaacaagaataaaaaaacataCAAACGAAATTTTAAAACCTGTTTAGCATCCagttttttgtcttttattttttttctcgTTATTATCCTATATGCAGCTAGTAGTTATAAATTTTGTTGCTCATTGTTTTAATCTTCCAATCACTTCTGagattctttttttaaaattttatttCCCCTGTGCCATATATATGCAAAGATAGAAGAAGGACTTTGATTCTAAGTTTAATGGTTGTAAGATGAAAGTTAGTTATAGCCAGGTTTAGATGAAGGTTACGCATGATGTTCATTATACTCATTTGAGAGTCTCTCCACACTGGTTTATGAGTAGAGGTAACTTGAGTAAAAGACAAATTGATATAATCAACTTATTAAACGTGATCTGGCTTTTCTTTCCTATGTTTTCCTGTTTTTATACCTAATTCTCCGTTTCTCTTCAGTGTACATTTTATTGTTAAACAGTGTGAGTATATATTCAAAGTAATAGTTTTTGTATATTCTGTCTAACTTCGGCTTCGTGTGCCTGTTGTAAAGCAGCAGAACCcactttattaatatatatagatatatagatatgTATACGTATACGTTCGAGCACATCTTTGTTAACAGATCGACAAAACGAGTTGCGTTATTGATTGCTTAAATTGCTTTTACTTGTTGTTACTAtacgaagaagaaagctCGATATCAAATACTATGTGCAGCTGAGAGTTTCTCTCTAGCCAACCCATCTTCTTGCTGATCTAAATAATCTGATCCAGGGGCCATACCCCTCCCATTCTTCATATTTCCCCTCAGGGTACCAGGAGTTCGCCTCTAATCTGCATACACGTTCAGGGTGCGGCATCATAGCCAAAACACGTCCATTTGGCGACCGGATACCAGTCACACCATTTGGTGAGCCATTTGGATTAAATGGGAATTTTTCTGTCACATTTCCGTAGTTATCAAGATATCTGATGATGGCTAGTCCTTGTTTCTCAAAGCCAATCGATTGAGCCTGATCTTTGAAAACAATCCTTCCTTCGCCGTGTGAAACCGCAATTGGCAGTTTGGAACCAACCATCCCATTCAAGAAAACACTGTCGACTTCACATCCTTCATCTTGCACGACTTCGACCATACATGTACGTGCTTCAAATTGTTCACTTAGATTTCGTTCAAAACTTGGCCAATTTTCGCAGCCAGGGATGATGTCTTTGAGTCTTGATAGAAATTGGCAACCGTTACATGCACCGAAAGCAAAGGTATCATCtctttgttgaaaaaacttgaaaaacTGCTTGTACAGATCATCGTTGTATAAAACAGACTTAGCCCAACCAGCAGCTGCTCCAAGAACATCACCATACGAAAATCCGCCACAAGCAGCAAGCCCTACAAAATCATCCAAGTTAGCTCGACCTTCAATTAAATCGGTCATGGTAACATCAATTGATTGGAAACCTGCTTGCTGGAAACACCAAGCCATCTCCATCTGACCATTAACACCTTGTTCTCTCAAAATAGCGACTCTAGGCCTTACAGACTGCAACTGTTTACCAATCTTGAGATCATCAGTGGGGCTGAAAGTCAGATGATATTGAATACCTGGGTCCTTTTCATCAGCGATagcagaatattcttcttcagcagttAGAGGATTATCTCTCAATCTTTGCATTTCGTATGACGTTGCTGACCAAACCTCTTGTAACTTGCCTCTTGtactttcaaatatttgttcaCCACTATCAGTTAAAATGGTAATAGAGTTAGAGTTAAAATTTGGTTTGGCAACAACAGTCACAGAACTTGCTGGAACACCATGCCTTTCAATTATagatttgaattctttaatcttggatgaagaaatttggaaaacagCACCTAGCTCTTCGTTAAACAGAGGAACAAATGCATCTCCTGAGTACAACGAAGTCTCAGCAGTTATTTCCATCCCACACCTAGATGCAAACGCCATCTCCAATAAAGTTACTAGCAGACCACCATCAGATCTGTCATGGTAAGCATGAACAATATCGGTACTATGCAACTCGATCAATGCTTCCAAGAAACCTTTCAAGATTGAGTTGCTATGAACGGTTGGAGAAGTGTCGCCTAATTGGTTGTAAACCTGCAGTAATGCGGATCCCCCTAAGGACTTCGGTTTGTCAAAAGATAAATCtaccaaaaccaaaacgGAATCAGCGATACTTCTTTTTAGTACTGCTGTCCAAGTGTTTGACGTATTCCTAACTGGGGCGAATGCAGTAACAATTAAAGATAATGGAGCAGTAACTTctttatcttcaaatttcattttcatagACATAGAATCCTTTCCTACAGGTATTGAAATGTCCAAGTCTGGGCACAGGTCAAGGCCTACCGCTTGAACCGCTTCATACAACTTGGCGCCTTCACCTGAATGAGAAGCTGGAGACATCCAGTTCGCTGATAGTTTCACATGCTTCAAAGATATGATATCCGCAGCGAAAATATTTAACAGAGATTCGGCAACAGCTAACTTGGCGGATGCAGCAGCGCTGATTAAAGCATTCTGAGGCCTTTCACCCATTGCCAATGCTTCACCAGTGGAGATAATACTGCTACCCAAAGAAGTACATGTAACCCCGACGTCGGCAACAGGAACCTGCCATGGCCCAACAAATTGATCCCTATCTACCAATCCAGTAACACTTCTATCACCAATTGTAATTAAGAAAGACTTAGAAGCAACTGATGGTAAATTTAAAACACGATCAATAGCCTGGTTCAAACTAGGTATTTGGGATAGTTGTGGAGAATCTAACAAAAGTGGTTTGGTGGTCGTAGATCTAGACATCTTAGGAGGTTTCCCAAATAGTATCTGCATCTCCAAGTCGATTGGGACAGTATGTAGCAACgaatcttcaacaatgaGCCTTTGCTCAGCAGTTGCATGGCCCACTACAGAAAATGGCGCCCTTTCTCTTTCACAGATACTTTTAAACACAGCAAAATCATACTGAGATACACCTAATACGTAACGTTCTTGCGACTCATTACACCATATTTCCATTGGCGACATACCTGGCTCCAAAGATGGAACCTTTCTGATATCAAATTTAGCACCCAAGCCATTGTCATGGACTAATTCTGGTAAAGCATTGGATAAACCACCAGCACCAACATCATGAATGGATTGAATTGGATTATCATCGCCCATTGAGATGCACGAATCAATAACTTGTTGACAACGCCTTTCCATCTCTGGGTTACCTCTTTGAACCGATGCAAAGTCCAGGTGCGCCGATGTTTCTCCTGAGGAAACGGAAGATGCGGCACCACCACCTAACCCAATCAACATAGA
It contains:
- the ERG25 gene encoding methylsterol monooxygenase (similar to Ashbya gossypii AFR572W), with the translated sequence MVTAVFSNSTVASVVGQGQGLGFGEILRNIRMVEPGLNLLEQYWAAWYCYMDNDVLATGLLFFLLHETMYFVRSLPWFIIDQIPYFRKYKIQPTKIPSAKEQWHCLKSVMLSHFLVESIPIWTFHPMCVKLGISVEAPFPSWTTIIPEIALFFVLEDTWHYWAHRLFHYGVFYKYIHKQHHRYAAPFGLCAEYAHPAETMTLGFGTVGMPILYVMYTGKLHLFTLCLWITLRLFQAVDSHSGYDFPWSLNKFLPFWAGAEHHDLHHHYFIGNYASSFRWWDYALETESGLEAKATREERMKRKAENKIKKLN
- the ADE6 gene encoding phosphoribosylformylglycinamidine synthase (similar to Ashbya gossypii AFR573C); this translates as MSVHIFPGPQALSQFRVENLIRELECNCNSTGFIHEVRTCYIHYAETLQELTQEDQRLLQALLTYDTAVDLDDPFNRLLVDAVETQKPCVLGNDSYLIRIVPRPGTISPWSSKATNIAHVCSLRGKVNRLERGIALLIKTVPNFPLLGNLNDTSLKSCYDRMTQELYLCDPPSMEQMFLHRTPKPLVKVPLDVPNVSSKEVLSNVNLELGLALDDGEIDYLIRAFVETMKRDPTDVELFMFAQVNSEHCRHKIFNADWTIDGIRKELSLFKMIKNTHEHTPEYTMSAYSDNAAVLDTEHMAYYFAPNSNTKEWVSTKESVPMLVKVETHNHPTAVSPFPGAATGSGGEIRDEGATGRGSKSKCGLSGFTVSDLLIPGHRQPWELDVGKPAHIASAFDIMMEAPLGSAAFNNEFGRPCINGYFRTLTTTVKNFDGQDEIRGFHKPIMIAGGFGTVRPQFALKNKPITPGSCLIVLGGESMLIGLGGGAASSVSSGETSAHLDFASVQRGNPEMERRCQQVIDSCISMGDDNPIQSIHDVGAGGLSNALPELVHDNGLGAKFDIRKVPSLEPGMSPMEIWCNESQERYVLGVSQYDFAVFKSICERERAPFSVVGHATAEQRLIVEDSLLHTVPIDLEMQILFGKPPKMSRSTTTKPLLLDSPQLSQIPSLNQAIDRVLNLPSVASKSFLITIGDRSVTGLVDRDQFVGPWQVPVADVGVTCTSLGSSIISTGEALAMGERPQNALISAAASAKLAVAESLLNIFAADIISLKHVKLSANWMSPASHSGEGAKLYEAVQAVGLDLCPDLDISIPVGKDSMSMKMKFEDKEVTAPLSLIVTAFAPVRNTSNTWTAVLKRSIADSVLVLVDLSFDKPKSLGGSALLQVYNQLGDTSPTVHSNSILKGFLEALIELHSTDIVHAYHDRSDGGLLVTLLEMAFASRCGMEITAETSLYSGDAFVPLFNEELGAVFQISSSKIKEFKSIIERHGVPASSVTVVAKPNFNSNSITILTDSGEQIFESTRGKLQEVWSATSYEMQRLRDNPLTAEEEYSAIADEKDPGIQYHLTFSPTDDLKIGKQLQSVRPRVAILREQGVNGQMEMAWCFQQAGFQSIDVTMTDLIEGRANLDDFVGLAACGGFSYGDVLGAAAGWAKSVLYNDDLYKQFFKFFQQRDDTFAFGACNGCQFLSRLKDIIPGCENWPSFERNLSEQFEARTCMVEVVQDEGCEVDSVFLNGMVGSKLPIAVSHGEGRIVFKDQAQSIGFEKQGLAIIRYLDNYGNVTEKFPFNPNGSPNGVTGIRSPNGRVLAMMPHPERVCRLEANSWYPEGKYEEWEGYGPWIRLFRSARRWVG